In the genome of Anaerolineales bacterium, the window TGGGCGAAGAAGACGGAGAGCTGGCGAGTGGTGCGGTCCCCGTGGCAGTGGGCGCAGGCGATCGGCACATCCGAGTCTGCCATCTTGCGCAGCGCTTCGAAGGGCTGACCGCAGTCCAGGCAGGCGTATTCGTAGACGGGCATTGGACCTCTTGTGGACTCGGTGGTCCAGATAGAACGATTGTACCGGACGGCTCCGAAGCAGGTCAAGCGGAGGTACTCGTCCAATCTACTTGAGACACGCTGCAATCGCCACCTGTAATCGCGGGAGGCGGGTCCCCCATGGGCAACAGGACAGACTTGCTTCCCGCCTCACCCCCTTGGCCCCTCTCCGCGGTGCGGAGGAGGGGCTCCTCCCCAGCGGGCTATCCGGAGAGGGGGGATGGAGAGTCTTGGAGGGGTTGGGGGCCGAAGGCCCCCAACCCCTCCAGAAAACCTCTCCCCTCCGCCTGCTGTTGTCCGCTGAGCAATGCTGTCGTCCTCATGCAGGGGAGCCCTTCCAGGGTGCTGCGCGAGGGACGGGGGTGGGGGTTCGACGGATTGAAGGGAGGCCGCCCAGAGAAAGGGAAGTGTTGCTCTCAGGGTCCCATATCTATCTGAACCAGCTCAGACGATGCGTCGGAGCGTGGGCGGACTAGTCGGCCTCCTCAATCCTGTCGGCTTCCAGGTGGCCATCCGGGAAGCGCCGCGCCCGGACGTCGGCTCGATCTCCAACCTTGAGGTCGGCGTCGATCTCGGTATCGCCGGTGATGCGGAGCGTCTGCCCGTCGATGACCCATTGCCCGGCGGAGACGCTGGATATCTCCCCGGAGAAGCGGATCTCCTCAGGCTCATCATCCGGCGGCTCCGGAGTGCTACTCCCCTCGTTCTCCCCGTCGCCATCGGTTGGCTCGGCGTCTGGGGTTGCCTTATCGTCGTTGCCCGACTGGCTGTCGGTCCGCTCGATGCGCAAGAGAATCAGCCCGCCGTCCGTTCGCGTGAGGGCCCGGACCCGCACCCGATCGCCGACCACCAGGTTTCCTCGTATCTCGCTCTGGCTGGTCT includes:
- a CDS encoding zinc ribbon domain-containing protein; this translates as MPVYEYACLDCGQPFEALRKMADSDVPIACAHCHGDRTTRQLSVFFAQSGGRALSGTSQSCGACSGGSCSTCGH